The proteins below come from a single Geobacillus thermoleovorans genomic window:
- a CDS encoding esterase/lipase family protein, whose protein sequence is MKCCRVMFVLLGLWLVFGLSVPGGRAEAAVSRANDAPIVLLHGFTGWGREEMFGFKYWGGVRGDIEQWLNDNGYRTYTLAVGPLSSNWDRACEAYAQLVGGTVDYGAAHAAKHGHARFGRTYPGLLPELKRGGRIHIIAHSQGGQTARMLVSLLENGSQEEREYAKAHNVSLSPLFEGGHHVVLSVTTIATPHDGTTLVNMVDFTDRFFDLQKAVLEAAAVASNVPYTSQVYDFKLDQWGLRRQPGESFDHYFERLKRSPVWTSTDTARYDLSVSGAEKLNQWVQASPNTYYLSFATERTYRGALTGNYYPELGMNAFSAVVCAPFLGSYRNPTLGIDDRWLENDGIVNTVSMNGPKRGSSDRIVPYDGALKKGVWNDMGTYNVDHLEIIGVDPNPSFDIRAFYLRLAEQLASLRP, encoded by the coding sequence ATGAAATGCTGTCGGGTTATGTTTGTGTTGCTCGGATTATGGCTTGTATTCGGCCTATCGGTCCCGGGAGGGCGAGCTGAAGCGGCAGTTTCACGCGCCAACGATGCGCCGATTGTACTTCTCCATGGCTTTACTGGCTGGGGAAGAGAAGAAATGTTTGGGTTCAAGTACTGGGGCGGCGTGCGAGGCGATATCGAACAATGGCTGAACGACAACGGTTATCGAACTTATACGCTGGCGGTCGGACCGCTCTCGAGCAACTGGGACCGGGCGTGTGAAGCGTATGCTCAGCTTGTCGGCGGGACGGTCGATTATGGGGCAGCCCATGCGGCGAAGCACGGCCATGCGCGGTTTGGCCGCACTTATCCCGGCCTGTTGCCGGAATTGAAAAGGGGTGGCCGCATCCATATCATCGCCCACAGCCAAGGGGGGCAGACGGCCCGCATGCTTGTCTCGCTCCTAGAGAACGGAAGCCAAGAAGAGCGGGAGTACGCCAAGGCGCACAACGTGTCGTTGTCACCGTTGTTTGAAGGTGGACATCATGTTGTGTTGAGTGTGACGACCATCGCCACTCCTCATGACGGGACGACGCTTGTCAACATGGTTGATTTCACCGATCGCTTTTTTGACTTGCAAAAAGCGGTGTTGGAAGCGGCGGCTGTCGCCAGCAACGTGCCGTACACGAGTCAAGTATACGATTTTAAGCTCGACCAATGGGGACTGCGCCGCCAGCCGGGTGAATCGTTCGACCATTATTTTGAACGGCTCAAGCGCTCCCCTGTTTGGACGTCGACAGATACCGCCCGCTACGATTTATCCGTTTCCGGAGCTGAGAAGTTGAATCAATGGGTGCAAGCAAGCCCGAATACGTATTATTTGAGCTTTGCCACAGAACGGACGTATCGCGGAGCGCTCACAGGCAACTATTATCCCGAACTCGGAATGAATGCATTCAGCGCGGTCGTATGCGCTCCGTTTCTCGGTTCGTACCGCAATCCGACGCTCGGCATTGACGACCGCTGGCTTGAAAACGATGGCATTGTCAATACGGTTTCCATGAACGGTCCAAAGCGTGGATCAAGTGATCGGATCGTACCGTATGACGGGGCGTTGAAAAAAGGGGTTTGGAATGACATGGGAACGTACAATGTCGACCATTTGGAAATCATCGGCGTTGACCCGAATCCGTCATTTGATATTCGCGCCTTTTATTTGCGACTTGCCGAGCAGTTGGCGAGCTTGCGGCCTTAA
- the shc gene encoding squalene--hopene cyclase — translation MVADERSTLIAVLKRSQAADGSWRFPFETGISTDAYMIILLRTLGIDDEPLIQALVERIESRQEANGAWKLFTDEGDGNVTATTEAYYALLYSGYRKKTDPHMQKAKMRILEMGGLERVHLFTKVMLALTGQHPWPRRFPLPLEFFLLPPSFPLNMYDLSVYGRANMIPLLVAAERRYSRKTAKSPDLCDLAASRGGWRLPENRALWSYIKRALIGFPAELHDAAKRRAVRYMFDHIEPDGTLYSYFSSTFLFIFALLALGYPKDDPHIVRAVRGLRSLRTEIDGHTHMQYTTASVWNTALASYALQEAGVPPTDRTIEKANRYLLSRQHIRYGDWAVHNPYGVPGGWGFSDVNTMNPDVDDTTAALRAIRQAAAKETAFRHAWDRANRWLFSMQNNDGGFAAFEKNVGKRFWRYLPIEGAEFLLMDPSTADLTGRTLEYFGTFTGITKDHPAAARAVDWLLDHQKADGSWYGRWGICYVYGTWAAVTGLSAVGVPIDHPAMQKAVRWLLSIQNDDGGWGESCKSDEAKTYVPLGASTPVHTAWALDALIAAAERPTPEMKAGVRALVRMLHHPDWTASYPVGQGMAGAFYIHYHGYRYIFPLLALAHYEQKFGPFVD, via the coding sequence ATGGTGGCCGACGAACGAAGCACGTTGATTGCCGTGCTCAAACGGTCGCAAGCGGCCGACGGATCGTGGCGGTTTCCGTTTGAAACCGGCATTTCGACAGACGCCTATATGATCATTTTATTGCGGACGCTCGGAATCGATGATGAACCGTTGATTCAGGCGCTCGTCGAGCGGATCGAAAGCCGACAGGAAGCGAACGGGGCGTGGAAGTTGTTTACCGATGAAGGCGACGGCAACGTGACGGCGACAACCGAGGCGTATTATGCCTTGCTTTACTCCGGCTACCGAAAAAAAACCGATCCGCACATGCAAAAGGCAAAAATGCGCATTTTGGAAATGGGCGGCTTAGAACGCGTCCACTTGTTTACGAAAGTGATGCTCGCATTGACTGGACAGCACCCGTGGCCAAGACGGTTTCCGCTGCCGCTTGAATTTTTCCTTCTTCCCCCGTCGTTTCCGCTCAATATGTATGACCTTTCCGTGTACGGAAGAGCGAACATGATTCCGCTTCTCGTCGCCGCGGAGCGACGGTACAGTAGGAAAACGGCGAAAAGCCCAGACTTGTGTGATTTGGCCGCTTCCCGTGGAGGTTGGCGGCTGCCGGAAAACCGGGCGCTATGGTCATACATCAAGCGAGCGTTGATCGGTTTTCCGGCTGAACTGCACGATGCCGCCAAACGACGCGCCGTCCGTTATATGTTTGATCATATTGAGCCGGACGGAACGTTGTACAGCTACTTCAGTTCGACGTTTTTGTTCATTTTTGCGCTGCTCGCGCTTGGTTATCCAAAAGACGACCCGCATATTGTCCGAGCTGTTCGCGGTTTGCGCTCACTGCGAACCGAAATCGATGGGCATACGCATATGCAATATACAACCGCTTCCGTCTGGAATACGGCGTTGGCGAGCTATGCGCTGCAGGAAGCGGGCGTGCCGCCGACCGACCGGACGATTGAGAAAGCGAACCGCTATTTGTTGTCGCGCCAGCACATTCGCTACGGCGACTGGGCGGTGCACAACCCGTACGGCGTACCGGGCGGCTGGGGATTTTCCGATGTGAATACGATGAACCCGGATGTCGACGATACGACCGCCGCGCTGCGCGCCATCCGCCAGGCGGCAGCGAAAGAGACAGCGTTCCGCCATGCGTGGGACCGGGCGAATCGATGGCTGTTTTCGATGCAAAACAATGACGGCGGGTTTGCGGCGTTTGAAAAGAACGTAGGCAAACGGTTTTGGCGGTATTTACCGATCGAAGGGGCGGAGTTTTTGCTGATGGATCCATCCACCGCTGACCTCACCGGGCGGACGCTCGAATATTTCGGAACATTCACCGGGATCACGAAAGACCACCCCGCCGCCGCCCGCGCTGTCGACTGGCTGCTTGACCATCAGAAAGCCGACGGTTCGTGGTATGGGCGCTGGGGGATTTGCTATGTGTACGGCACATGGGCGGCGGTGACCGGGCTCTCAGCCGTCGGCGTTCCAATCGATCACCCGGCGATGCAAAAAGCGGTCCGTTGGTTGTTGAGCATCCAAAACGATGACGGCGGCTGGGGTGAATCGTGCAAAAGCGACGAAGCCAAGACGTATGTGCCGCTTGGCGCCAGCACGCCGGTCCATACCGCCTGGGCGCTCGATGCACTGATCGCTGCCGCCGAGCGGCCGACCCCGGAAATGAAAGCCGGCGTTCGCGCCCTAGTCCGTATGCTTCATCACCCGGATTGGACCGCCTCGTACCCGGTCGGACAAGGGATGGCCGGCGCCTTTTACATCCATTACCATGGCTACCGCTACATTTTTCCGCTGTTGGCGCTCGCCCATTACGAGCAAAAGTTCGGACCGTTTGTGGATTAG
- a CDS encoding DUF2515 domain-containing protein produces MRCLRPKASSLPLSLVDVYRELKKKQKKGYTIVSERDLTAKERQLIRRIRAVTAEHNENNVTRTAAYLDFYLRHREIHWAFLGHMVSRNGGWNMTDLKGELLMRLLSEDERQSFFTFLERGNWLIFQDIYPQFLLYEESQKYGRPLFYLLPYVGVSTFMETIWNHFWHRGDLYTLAIALVINEQSYLERRVIQHPVFQQTVFQTLKFQLQELLHFNHILFPHDDGQGGTALIGQTLHQFESLHERILLGKRLYSILFDNEETLENAVRWAVSHPHTGSRKDYWPHLFNDVCESFPREPYRRRVRDCQIVPGAPRLYSPQLRHAWKNVVHEAAEPGDWFTDPHVVRYLVKPEQRINGEIVHAYCETLEKIELAIIAKNAFFHAR; encoded by the coding sequence ATGCGTTGCCTGAGGCCGAAAGCGTCATCCCTTCCCCTTTCCCTTGTTGACGTCTATCGGGAATTAAAGAAAAAGCAAAAGAAAGGGTACACGATCGTATCTGAACGTGACTTAACCGCCAAAGAGCGGCAGCTCATCCGCCGCATCCGGGCGGTGACCGCGGAACACAACGAAAACAATGTGACCCGAACGGCGGCGTATCTCGATTTTTACTTGCGCCATCGCGAAATTCATTGGGCGTTTTTAGGACATATGGTGTCGCGCAACGGCGGCTGGAACATGACCGACTTAAAAGGGGAGCTGCTCATGCGGCTGCTCTCGGAAGACGAGCGGCAGTCGTTTTTCACCTTTTTGGAGCGCGGCAACTGGCTGATTTTCCAAGATATTTATCCGCAGTTTTTGCTGTATGAAGAAAGCCAAAAGTACGGCCGACCGCTCTTTTATTTATTGCCGTATGTTGGCGTTTCGACGTTTATGGAAACGATATGGAACCATTTTTGGCACCGCGGCGATCTGTACACGTTGGCCATCGCCCTCGTGATTAACGAACAAAGCTATTTGGAACGACGAGTCATTCAACATCCCGTATTTCAGCAAACCGTTTTTCAGACGCTCAAATTTCAACTACAAGAGCTGCTCCATTTCAATCACATCTTGTTCCCGCATGACGACGGCCAAGGCGGCACCGCTTTGATCGGTCAAACGCTTCATCAGTTTGAGTCGCTCCATGAACGCATTTTGCTTGGCAAACGGCTGTACTCGATTTTGTTTGACAATGAAGAAACGCTGGAAAATGCGGTGCGCTGGGCTGTCAGCCATCCGCATACCGGTTCGCGCAAAGATTATTGGCCGCACTTGTTTAACGATGTGTGCGAATCGTTTCCAAGGGAACCGTACCGCCGCCGCGTCCGCGACTGCCAAATCGTTCCCGGCGCCCCGCGCCTGTACAGCCCACAGCTTCGTCACGCGTGGAAAAACGTCGTCCATGAGGCGGCCGAACCTGGCGATTGGTTTACAGATCCGCACGTCGTCCGCTATCTTGTTAAACCGGAACAACGGATCAATGGGGAGATCGTTCATGCGTATTGTGAAACACTTGAAAAAATCGAACTGGCGATCATCGCCAAAAACGCCTTCTTCCACGCGCGCTAG
- a CDS encoding CBO0543 family protein, with protein MRIVKHLKKSNWRSSPKTPSSTRARRRAYLASALLSSWAGTYLDLYFTGKGVYVFPKRPFPSLFSIDIFFTMVVLPLCTVLFLCLMERLGRLGRIGLIIASAALMATFETKAEAYGLFVHAALWRHSYSFAGYGVFLAVIWSFYRRFQRID; from the coding sequence ATGCGTATTGTGAAACACTTGAAAAAATCGAACTGGCGATCATCGCCAAAAACGCCTTCTTCCACGCGCGCTAGGCGCCGCGCCTATCTTGCCTCGGCGCTGCTTTCCTCTTGGGCCGGGACGTATTTGGATTTGTATTTCACCGGAAAAGGGGTGTACGTCTTTCCGAAGCGCCCGTTTCCATCCCTCTTTTCGATCGATATTTTCTTTACGATGGTGGTTCTTCCGCTATGCACCGTCTTGTTTCTTTGCCTGATGGAGCGGCTTGGCCGCCTCGGACGCATTGGCTTGATCATCGCATCGGCCGCATTGATGGCAACATTCGAAACGAAAGCAGAAGCGTACGGCTTGTTCGTTCACGCCGCTCTGTGGAGGCATTCGTATTCTTTTGCTGGGTATGGCGTATTTCTCGCCGTCATCTGGAGCTTTTATCGCCGGTTTCAACGGATTGACTAG
- a CDS encoding rhamnogalacturonan acetylesterase translates to MKRKQAAFLCSVIIAIGAVLMARTATNGDAAKARRGTTIVIYLAGDSTVAAAPRSRAPRAGWGEMLDDWFDDNVMVKNMAASGRSAKSFVEEGRLSRILREMKKGDYLFIQFGHNDEKVNDPARYTEPFTSYQSYLKRYIDGARTKGATPVLITPVERRRFSADGRALNSHGLYPAAMKALGEREHVPVIDLTAKSRQRFEQLGPEQTKQLFLWLAPGEHANYPHGIEDNTHFHKRGAKEIARLVVEGIMELNLPLRRHLIRSPKREPIRDRLSDETP, encoded by the coding sequence TTGAAAAGAAAACAAGCCGCTTTCTTGTGCTCCGTCATCATTGCCATCGGCGCCGTTCTAATGGCTAGGACAGCGACGAACGGAGATGCAGCCAAAGCAAGACGGGGGACGACCATTGTCATCTATTTGGCCGGCGACTCGACGGTCGCCGCCGCTCCCCGCTCCCGCGCTCCCCGGGCCGGATGGGGTGAAATGCTCGATGATTGGTTTGATGACAACGTCATGGTGAAAAATATGGCCGCTTCCGGCCGCAGCGCGAAAAGTTTTGTCGAAGAAGGACGGCTCTCCCGCATTTTGCGGGAAATGAAAAAAGGGGATTACTTGTTCATCCAATTCGGTCACAACGATGAAAAGGTGAACGATCCGGCACGCTACACCGAACCATTCACCTCCTACCAATCATACTTGAAACGGTATATTGACGGCGCCCGCACGAAAGGAGCAACCCCTGTCCTCATCACTCCGGTCGAGCGGCGGCGCTTTTCTGCCGACGGACGAGCGCTCAACTCGCATGGACTTTATCCTGCGGCCATGAAGGCGCTTGGGGAGAGAGAGCACGTTCCCGTCATCGATTTGACGGCAAAAAGCAGACAACGGTTTGAACAGCTCGGTCCGGAACAGACGAAACAGCTGTTTCTATGGCTTGCGCCCGGCGAGCATGCAAATTATCCGCACGGAATCGAAGACAACACGCATTTTCACAAACGAGGAGCGAAAGAAATCGCCCGGCTAGTCGTCGAGGGGATTATGGAGCTCAACCTCCCCCTCCGCCGCCACCTCATCCGTTCACCGAAACGAGAACCTATACGAGACCGCCTCAGCGACGAAACGCCGTGA
- a CDS encoding bile acid:sodium symporter family protein: MWQSINRRLEKALPFLTPASVAAGIWLADELHGYAALVPWLFALMTFSGSLRLRLANLKEALIHPGPIAAALCLLHFIIPLWAFGLGHLFFGSDRWTVIGFVLAAAIPTGVTSFIWVSLGRGNLALALSVILIDTFLSPIVVPLTLLVLAGSVVELDVGQMMLGLFFMIILPSLAGMFVGERLSAQANEQLAVVLSPFSKLALALVVMINSAVVAPYFGRVDARLFFMALLVLAIASSGYFLSWMAARWLRFAPSDIIALTFTGGMRNISAGAVLAMTYFPPPVSVPVVLGMLFQQVLASLYHRLLNKTYHSPTSGRAPYAGSAR; the protein is encoded by the coding sequence ATGTGGCAATCGATCAACCGTCGGCTTGAGAAGGCGCTGCCGTTTCTTACGCCGGCGAGCGTGGCGGCCGGCATCTGGCTGGCGGACGAACTGCACGGCTATGCCGCGCTTGTGCCGTGGCTGTTTGCGTTGATGACGTTTAGCGGCAGTTTGCGCTTGCGTTTGGCCAATTTGAAAGAGGCGCTCATTCACCCTGGCCCGATCGCTGCGGCGCTATGTCTGCTCCATTTCATCATCCCGCTGTGGGCGTTTGGGCTTGGACATCTGTTTTTTGGCAGCGACCGTTGGACGGTGATCGGGTTTGTGTTGGCGGCCGCTATTCCGACCGGGGTGACAAGCTTTATCTGGGTGTCGCTCGGCCGCGGAAACTTGGCGCTTGCCCTTTCTGTCATTTTGATTGATACGTTTTTATCGCCCATCGTTGTGCCGCTGACGTTGCTTGTATTGGCCGGAAGCGTGGTCGAGCTCGACGTGGGCCAGATGATGCTCGGCTTGTTTTTTATGATTATTTTGCCGTCACTAGCCGGCATGTTCGTGGGCGAACGGCTGTCTGCTCAAGCGAACGAGCAGCTGGCGGTGGTGCTGTCCCCGTTTTCCAAGCTGGCGCTGGCGCTTGTCGTCATGATCAACAGCGCAGTCGTCGCCCCGTATTTTGGCCGTGTTGACGCCCGGCTGTTTTTCATGGCGCTGCTTGTCTTGGCGATCGCGAGCTCCGGCTATTTTCTTTCTTGGATGGCGGCCCGATGGCTCAGGTTTGCCCCGTCGGATATTATTGCGTTAACGTTTACCGGCGGGATGCGCAACATCAGCGCCGGCGCGGTGCTTGCCATGACCTATTTTCCGCCGCCAGTGAGCGTGCCGGTCGTGCTCGGCATGCTGTTTCAGCAAGTGCTCGCGTCCCTATACCACCGCTTGTTGAACAAAACGTACCATTCACCAACGAGCGGCAGAGCGCCATACGCCGGAAGCGCCCGGTAG
- a CDS encoding MBL fold metallo-hydrolase, producing MTQIEMEWIGDEMYRVPIPVPFPMKYVYCYVGREADGWSIVDVGFRYPEAISAWEAVFRQLGIKPRHVQAIYITHFHPDHFGLAGWMQQQTEAPVWISEPDYAMAERVWGEESVQASEVGAMFRRHGVPDELVTDIEESMWKLSLRVSPFPVLTVLDRSEIVLGQRRWAVIPVPGHSDGLISFYQPESRQLLASDHVLDRITPNISVWPGAYPNPLEQYFASLRKVEELEVDVALPAHGAVIRQFRERISDIFRHHEQRLQKMKTLATSGRTAYEVAHLVFGHKPLTVHQWRFAVAETLAHLEYLVSVGELQKEEHRHAIVYRQ from the coding sequence ATGACGCAGATCGAAATGGAGTGGATAGGAGATGAAATGTACCGCGTTCCAATCCCAGTTCCATTTCCGATGAAGTATGTCTATTGTTACGTAGGTCGGGAAGCGGATGGATGGAGCATTGTTGACGTCGGCTTTCGCTATCCAGAGGCGATTAGCGCTTGGGAAGCAGTGTTTCGGCAGCTTGGAATCAAACCGCGGCATGTTCAGGCCATTTACATCACTCACTTTCATCCGGATCATTTTGGCTTGGCTGGGTGGATGCAACAGCAGACGGAGGCGCCTGTCTGGATCAGCGAGCCGGATTATGCGATGGCGGAACGAGTGTGGGGGGAAGAGAGCGTTCAGGCGAGCGAAGTGGGTGCCATGTTTCGCCGCCATGGTGTGCCGGATGAGTTGGTAACGGACATTGAGGAGAGCATGTGGAAGCTGTCGTTGCGCGTTAGCCCGTTTCCGGTGCTAACCGTTTTGGATCGTTCGGAAATTGTGCTGGGGCAGCGGCGATGGGCGGTCATCCCGGTCCCGGGGCACAGCGATGGATTGATCAGCTTTTATCAGCCGGAATCGCGCCAGTTGCTTGCATCAGATCATGTGCTTGATCGCATTACTCCGAACATTAGTGTATGGCCCGGCGCTTATCCAAATCCACTCGAGCAATATTTTGCCTCGCTTCGCAAAGTGGAGGAACTGGAGGTGGATGTGGCTCTTCCTGCCCATGGCGCGGTCATTCGCCAATTTCGCGAGCGGATCAGCGACATTTTCCGCCACCACGAACAACGGTTGCAAAAAATGAAAACGCTAGCAACATCGGGGCGCACCGCCTATGAAGTGGCCCATCTTGTGTTCGGCCATAAGCCGCTGACCGTGCACCAATGGCGGTTTGCAGTGGCTGAGACATTGGCGCATTTGGAATATTTGGTGTCTGTCGGTGAATTGCAAAAAGAGGAGCATCGGCATGCAATCGTTTATCGGCAATGA
- a CDS encoding processed acidic surface protein, translating into MKNIVPFALAASIATVWPASAFAIERNDPALEQYLNEAGITVEELENYLDYEGYSLDEFDSVDEMRREFGEPLTEENLAQLLAKHGLTEQQLRQMLIDNGEMEESQAITDVFLFYNDLEEYIELFKDYSVPITDETLAAFLNERGMTKEELIALLDRHGESLADYHSIGELKDIVDYYRNLTPLTEETLNKFLQEIGMTKTQLEKLLSKNDDSLDNYATVEELSETVIDYLLPDLDELGLTDAELEKLYNHFESLNMEDPQFAEKMEEIGQRLEAIGAYDFTSVTELSPTQIAEIANVWTDLLSTFQLEAKFYLTKGGEKKPLSLSTLLTMESANGYDLLVEIYSTEGELLADFVVTEEMFASDIFDEIGEDLQQSGQAAKIEKVVKPAPPKPLKRTEAGAKLPKTASPYAAYMLFGLTLIGVGAFLVRFRQGAEAK; encoded by the coding sequence ATGAAAAACATCGTTCCTTTTGCCTTGGCCGCATCCATAGCCACTGTATGGCCAGCTTCAGCGTTCGCCATTGAACGCAACGATCCAGCTTTAGAGCAGTATTTAAATGAAGCAGGGATCACAGTCGAAGAGCTGGAAAATTATTTGGACTATGAAGGCTATTCGCTCGATGAGTTTGACAGCGTGGACGAAATGCGCCGTGAGTTCGGCGAGCCGCTCACGGAAGAAAATTTAGCTCAGTTGCTCGCCAAACACGGGTTGACCGAACAACAGCTTCGACAAATGCTCATCGACAATGGGGAAATGGAAGAGTCACAGGCCATTACTGATGTGTTTTTATTTTACAATGATCTGGAAGAATATATCGAACTGTTTAAAGATTACTCCGTTCCGATCACTGATGAAACGCTGGCCGCCTTTCTAAACGAACGCGGAATGACAAAGGAAGAGCTCATCGCCCTTCTTGATCGGCACGGCGAATCGTTGGCCGATTACCACTCGATCGGCGAGCTGAAAGATATCGTCGATTATTATCGAAATTTGACGCCGTTGACCGAAGAAACATTAAACAAATTTTTACAAGAAATTGGCATGACGAAAACGCAATTGGAAAAACTGCTGTCTAAAAACGACGATTCGCTTGACAATTATGCGACGGTTGAGGAACTGTCGGAGACAGTCATCGACTACTTGCTTCCGGATTTAGACGAGCTTGGTTTGACGGACGCAGAGTTGGAAAAGCTCTATAACCATTTTGAATCGCTGAATATGGAAGATCCGCAATTCGCCGAGAAAATGGAAGAAATCGGCCAACGGCTTGAGGCGATCGGTGCGTACGATTTTACGAGCGTGACGGAGCTATCGCCAACGCAAATCGCTGAGATCGCCAATGTATGGACCGACCTGCTTTCCACATTTCAGCTGGAAGCGAAGTTTTATTTGACAAAAGGTGGCGAGAAAAAGCCGCTCAGCCTGTCGACGCTGCTGACAATGGAATCAGCGAACGGCTACGATTTGCTTGTTGAAATTTACAGCACCGAAGGCGAGCTACTGGCTGATTTTGTCGTGACCGAAGAGATGTTTGCCTCCGACATATTCGATGAAATCGGCGAAGACTTGCAACAGAGCGGCCAGGCAGCGAAAATCGAAAAAGTGGTGAAACCGGCGCCGCCGAAACCGCTGAAGCGGACCGAAGCCGGAGCGAAACTGCCGAAGACGGCATCCCCGTATGCCGCTTATATGCTTTTTGGTTTGACCTTAATCGGTGTCGGCGCATTCCTTGTCCGCTTCCGCCAAGGAGCCGAGGCGAAATAA
- a CDS encoding class D sortase — protein MNRKRLVRFFGASLIAAGIAVAAVSGLKWKNGLEAVKPLSVEIERQTGAAPMQIQSSLYPKQPKIGEQIGELIIPKLNMSLAIYHGTDENELEKGVGHYAGSVLPGEADNCVLSGHRDTVFRRLGEVGQGDILIVRTSAGTFTYKVRKVRIVDADDRTVIVPKPKATLTVSTCYPFRYVGPAPQRYVLVANLINDRS, from the coding sequence ATGAACCGGAAACGGCTCGTGCGCTTTTTTGGAGCAAGCTTGATCGCAGCAGGAATCGCCGTAGCCGCCGTTAGCGGCTTGAAGTGGAAAAACGGCTTGGAGGCGGTCAAACCGCTGTCTGTTGAAATAGAGAGACAAACAGGCGCTGCGCCGATGCAAATCCAAAGTTCACTCTACCCAAAACAGCCCAAAATCGGCGAACAAATCGGCGAACTCATCATCCCGAAGCTCAACATGAGCCTAGCGATTTACCACGGTACAGATGAAAACGAGTTGGAAAAAGGGGTCGGCCATTACGCCGGCAGTGTCCTGCCAGGAGAGGCGGACAACTGCGTGCTTTCTGGCCATCGTGACACGGTCTTCCGCCGTCTTGGCGAAGTCGGCCAAGGCGATATCTTGATCGTCCGTACGTCCGCCGGCACATTCACCTATAAAGTGCGCAAAGTGCGCATCGTCGACGCCGACGACCGGACGGTCATCGTTCCAAAGCCGAAAGCGACACTCACCGTTTCCACGTGCTATCCGTTCCGCTACGTCGGCCCTGCTCCGCAGCGGTACGTGCTCGTCGCCAACTTAATCAATGATCGCTCTTAA
- a CDS encoding CapA family protein, with translation MNAWIKGRNAALMCMASVFLFSCSNAADRGVEEVLAAPNELAGQTIEHPPLPSPIDKMVIASASAKQAAPNPNEVRITISAAGDVTLGRDENYGYAYSFDEEAKKHGLRYFTKYIEPIFKKDDFTTVNLETTLTTSTRKASKKFRFRGHPSYAKILTYGGIDAVNLANNHTYDYLQRGYNDTIACLKKENIGYFGRTLRLLKTVKGIQVGALGYEGWSNTSTLRKQIANDIRTLRKQGADIVFVHFHWGVERSYVPNSTQKALGRFAIDSGADLVVGHHPHVIQGIEEYKGKFIVYSLGNFMFGGNKNPSDKDTFVFQQVFSFQNGKRTAKKEIRVIPFRISSVTTRNNYQPMPLAGGEAARVKRKIVSLSAKIKKPTWTAYEVK, from the coding sequence ATGAACGCATGGATCAAGGGAAGAAATGCGGCGCTTATGTGTATGGCGTCCGTCTTTTTATTTTCCTGCAGCAATGCGGCTGATCGCGGCGTCGAGGAAGTGCTGGCAGCGCCAAACGAACTGGCGGGGCAAACAATCGAGCATCCACCGCTGCCGAGTCCGATCGATAAGATGGTGATAGCGTCAGCCTCTGCCAAACAAGCGGCGCCGAACCCGAACGAAGTGCGCATCACCATCAGCGCGGCGGGCGATGTGACGCTCGGGCGCGATGAAAATTATGGCTATGCGTATTCGTTTGATGAAGAAGCGAAGAAGCACGGCTTGCGCTATTTTACGAAATACATTGAGCCGATCTTCAAAAAGGACGATTTTACGACCGTCAATTTGGAAACGACGCTGACGACCTCGACGCGGAAGGCAAGCAAGAAATTTCGTTTTCGCGGCCACCCGAGTTATGCGAAAATCTTAACCTATGGCGGCATTGATGCTGTGAATCTGGCCAATAATCATACATACGATTACTTGCAACGAGGATACAATGACACGATTGCCTGTTTAAAAAAGGAAAACATCGGTTATTTCGGCCGCACGCTCCGGCTGTTGAAAACGGTCAAAGGCATTCAAGTTGGAGCGCTTGGCTATGAAGGCTGGAGCAACACCAGCACGTTGCGCAAGCAAATCGCCAACGATATTCGCACGCTTCGGAAACAAGGAGCCGACATCGTTTTCGTCCATTTCCATTGGGGAGTGGAACGAAGCTATGTGCCAAACAGCACGCAAAAGGCGCTCGGCCGCTTTGCGATTGACAGCGGCGCCGATTTGGTCGTCGGCCATCATCCGCATGTCATTCAAGGGATTGAGGAGTATAAAGGGAAGTTCATCGTCTACAGCCTCGGCAATTTTATGTTCGGCGGAAACAAAAATCCGAGCGACAAAGATACGTTTGTCTTCCAGCAAGTGTTCTCTTTTCAAAACGGCAAGCGGACGGCCAAAAAAGAAATCCGCGTCATCCCGTTTCGCATTTCATCGGTGACGACAAGGAACAACTACCAGCCGATGCCGTTAGCGGGAGGGGAAGCAGCCCGAGTGAAACGGAAAATTGTCTCGCTGTCGGCGAAAATCAAAAAGCCGACTTGGACCGCGTACGAAGTGAAGTAA